A DNA window from Vanessa tameamea isolate UH-Manoa-2023 chromosome 24, ilVanTame1 primary haplotype, whole genome shotgun sequence contains the following coding sequences:
- the LOC113398061 gene encoding F-box/LRR-repeat protein 2 isoform X1, producing MDIPTDVWGQLALEASQVYLTEGGQIRSPFANTTIEKLPDKVLLNIFSYLSHREICRMATVCKRWRMVAYDTKLWTHVSLRPEISGLHVGSLESLLALISIRFGPSLRYIELPIELITHTVLHELAAKCPNLTHMLLDFSTAMQLHDFSEMQAFPTKLRYLCICLSEVIFMEGFMRKIYNFINGLEILHLIGTYEKVEEEEEEIYEVINVHKLKSATPNLRVINLYGINFVDDSHIDAFSSNCIQLECLAVNYCNKVTGSTMKTLFQRSRRLTCLLMNGCSLHSEHVMQVEWEKSSIQELDVTATDLSTECLIDMLTRIPNLRFLSAGQINGFNDTVLKTWQEAGTARNLVALDVDASDNLSDEALHRFLSRHGGQLWGLVMSGMPHITDQLWQSVLQLLTNAKILIMGTQERLGVNIHVDQLMDGIANSCPNLERLELRWDPENLRFSDKSQKAIDILRVKCLKLKCLVLSDGRYYEIVKANFERADRTTVVRTSTNCRVSNYYLLSNYKELVFN from the exons ATGGATATACCTACCGATGTTTGGGGGCAACTGGCTTTAGAAGCTAGTCAAGTTTATTTAACAGAAGGAGGTCAAATCAGAAGCCCTTTCGCTAATACG actaTAGAAAAACTACCGGATAAGGTATTgctcaatatattttcatatttatctcATCGAGAAATATGTCGTATGGCAACAGTATGCAAGCGATGGCGTATGGTTGCATACGATACAAAATTGTGGACTCACGTCAGCCTGAGACCTGAAATATCAGGATTACATGTGG GTTCGCTGGAATCCCTATTAGCTTTGATATCTATAAGATTCGGTCCATCACTTCGGTATATTGAGCTACCTATAGAACTCATTACACACACAGTTCTACACGAGCTTGCAGCAAAATGCCCGAATTTGACGCACATGCTGCTCGATTTTAGTACAG CGATGCAACTTCACGACTTCTCCGAAATGCAAGCTTTTCCAACAAAATTACGTTATCTTTGTATCTGCTTGTCGGAAGTCATCTTTATGGAAGGCTTTATGAGGAAAATTTACAACTTTATTAATGGATTAGAAATCTTACATCTTATTG gtACATATGAGAAGGTAGAAGAAGAGGAGGAAGAAATATATGAAGTGATCAATGTACATAAACTGAAATCCGCCACGCCTAATCTGCGCGTGATTAATTTGTACGGTATCAACTTTGTGGATGACTCGCATATCGACGCTTTCAGTTCTAATTGTATTCAA CTGGAATGTCTCGCTGTAAATTACTGCAACAAAGTAACAGGCTCTACTATGAAGACACTATTCCAACGGTCTAGAAGACTCACATGCTTGCTCATGAACGGATGTA GTCTACATTCAGAGCACGTTATGCAGGTTGAATGGGAGAAATCTTCTATCCAGGAATTAGACGTGACAGCGACGGACTTGTCAACGGAGTGCCTCATCGATATGCTCACGAGGATCCCCAATTTGAGGTTTTTGAGCGCTGGTCAGATTAACGGCTTCAACGACACCGTATTAAAGACTTGGCAAGAAGCCGGTACCGCGAG GAACCTGGTGGCGCTGGACGTGGACGCGTCGGACAACCTGTCGGACGAGGCGCTGCACCGCTTCCTGTCGCGGCACGGCGGCCAGCTGTGGGGGCTCGTCATGAGCGGCATGCCGCACATCACCGACCAGCTGTGGCAGAGCGTGCTGCAGCTGCTCACCAACGCCAA AATACTCATAATGGGAACGCAAGAGCGACTCGGGGTTAACATTCACGTTGATCAG ttaatGGACGGTATCGCAAACAGCTGCCCTAACTTAGAACGTCTCGAGCTGAGATGGGATCCAGAGAACCTCAGATTCAGTGACAAGAGTCAAAAAGCGATTGACATTCTTCGTGTAAAGTGTCTGAAGCTAAAATGCCTTGTTCTGAG CGATGGTCGTTATTACGAAATCGTGAAGGCGAACTTCGAGCGCGCAGACCGGACCACTGTCGTCAGGACGTCGACCAATTGCAGAGTTTCAAACTATTACTTACTGTCCAATTATAAGGAACTTGTGTTTAATTAG
- the LOC113398060 gene encoding protein TRC8 homolog, with product MMSLRSKALVLVEVLLRVPPLFVVDEFLKISLGLPVSTSEEVSLLSTVTGDHVDISDSDTNYYDANFYNAFALTLLKFFVCCLGCMSALCIFVLYTKHLIIVYLYLMSIGIVFVSYWTNVSAIKQIQALTLTITSSHPSSILEDILNLNVKSLVDLEGPGILVIQNFAIQFILAVLFRNVHLGPRNATLEKLIPMSFMAPSFLAMLPVPPNLLHHSPVFSALLPLFLVKYVLWTSGYDVIQVMYGGYQHGRLFVSHNGLSALVETEWMRLNVPCVLRVFWVMRVAEQAILLLMDNYDEDADDGLKVSTLLAVQSLASMAKSLLVTGCETITAVLGMTSVISFFCHYIGNFFQWILLTDEEEDKSIGTVSAILFYILALQTGLTSLNPEKRFIRLCRNFCLLFTALLHFLHNIVNPMLMSLSASHNPSTHRHVRALGVCAFLIIFPISLLVYLWSQHSISTWLLAVSAFSIEVIVKVIVSLMIYSLFLFDAYRSTFWEQLDDYVYYIRAFGNTIEFCFGIFLFFNGAWILLFESGGAIRAAMMCIHAYFNIWCEARAGWSVFMKRRTAVNKINSLREASADQLHRLDDVCAICYQEMHSAKITRCNHFFHGVCLRKWLYVQDRCPLCHDILYKIDNDPSKDNSEAGNEENSNNQNLLLEEEPDLLLNEGVR from the exons ATGATGTCGTTGAGGTCGAAGGCCCTAGTGCTGGTGGAGGTGTTACTGAGGGTTCCACCGTTATTTGTGGTGGATGAGTTCTTGAAGATCAGCTTAGGGTTGCCAGTGTCGACCAGCGAGGAGGTGTCCTTGTTATCGACTGTGACGGGTGACCACGTCGATATAAGTGACTCGGACACAAATTATTACGACGCCAACTTCTACAACGCTTTCGCCTTAACGCTCCTCAAATTCTTCGTTTGTTGTCTAG GATGCATGTCAGCACTCTGCATATTCGTGTTATACACGAAGCACCTTATCATCGTGTATCTCTACCTGATGTCAATAGGAATAGTCTTCGTCTCCTATTGGACCAACGTGTCCGCCATCAAACAGATACAGGCGCTTACGCTTACAATCACCTCATCACACCCCTCCAGCATATTAGAAGACATCCTCAATTTAAACGTGAAGAGTTTAGTTGATCTCGAAGGACCAGGAATTTTGGTCATCCAAAATTTTGCAATACAGTTCATATTAGCGGTTCTTTTTCGTAATGTTCACTTAGGACCACGAAATGCTACGTTAGAGAAACTCATACCGATGAGTTTCATGGCTCCATCGTTTTTAGCCATGTTGCCGGTGCCTCCGAATCTTTTGCATCATTCTCCCGTTTTCTCGGCGCTATTGCCGTTGTTTCTCGTGAAATATGTACTCTGGACATCTGGTTATGATGTGATACAAGTGATGTATGGCGGATACCAACACGGAAGACTGTTCGTCAGTCACAACGGTCTGTCAGCATTGGTCGAAACCGAATGGATGCGACTGAATGTACCGTGTGTTCTGAGGGTTTTTTGGGTTATGCGGGTAGCTGAACAAGCAATTTTATTGCTCATGGACAACTATGACGAGGATGCAGATGATGGTTTGAAGGTCTCCACTCTACTAGCAGTCCAGTCGCTTGCTTCAATGGCCAAGTCGTTGCTAGTAACGGGATGCGAGACTATAACGGCAGTGCTCGGTATGACGTCCGTCATTTCGTTCTTCTGCCACTACATCGGGAACTTCTTCCAATGGATACTATTGACAGACGAAGAGGAGGACAAAAGTATCGGCACGGTTTCTGCCATACTGTTTTACATTCTGGCGCTGCAAACTGGACTGACGTCTCTAAACCCTGAGAAAAGATTCATCAGACTGTGCAGAAATTTTTGCTTACTTTTCACAGCTCTCTTGCACTTTTTGCATAATATTGTTAATCCTATGTTGATGTCTTTAAGCGCATCGCACAATCCGAGCACACATAGACACGTCAGAGCGCTAGGCGTCtgtgcatttttaattatattcccCATCTCATTACTCGTATATTTATGGTCTCAACATTCTATATCGACGTGGCTGTTAGCAGTGAGCGCGTTCAGTATAGAAGTGATAGTCAAAGTAATAGTCAGTCTCATGATCTATTCGTTATTCCTGTTCGACGCTTACAGAAGTACGTTTTGGGAACAGTTGGACGATTACGTTTATTATATACGGGCCTTCGGGAACACGATAGAATTTTGTTTCGGCATATTCTTGTTCTTCAACGGGGCCTGGATATTATTATTCGAGTCCGGGGGCGCGATACGAGCGGCGATGATGTGTATACATGCGTACTTCAATATATGGTGTGAGGCGAGGGCCGGATGGTCGGTGTTTATGAAACGGCGAACGGctgtgaataaaattaattctttaagaGAGGCTTCCGCTGACCAGCTCCACCGATTGGACGACGTGTGCGCTATCTGCTACCAAGAGATGCACTCCGCGAAAATAACGCGATGTAACCACTTCTTCCACGGCGTCTGCCTGCGGAAGTGGCTGTACGTCCAGGACAGGTGTCCGCTGTGTCACGACATATTGTATAAGATAGACAATGATCCGAGTAAGGATAACTCAGAGGCTGGTAACGAGGAGAACAGCAACAACCAAAACCTACTCCTGGAAGAGGAACCTGACCTGCTCCTCAACGAGGGCGTCAGGTGA
- the LOC113398061 gene encoding F-box/LRR-repeat protein 2 isoform X2, giving the protein MDSWGILNVDTAAAAISRDDMHSSFRRKEIMTIEKLPDKVLLNIFSYLSHREICRMATVCKRWRMVAYDTKLWTHVSLRPEISGLHVGSLESLLALISIRFGPSLRYIELPIELITHTVLHELAAKCPNLTHMLLDFSTAMQLHDFSEMQAFPTKLRYLCICLSEVIFMEGFMRKIYNFINGLEILHLIGTYEKVEEEEEEIYEVINVHKLKSATPNLRVINLYGINFVDDSHIDAFSSNCIQLECLAVNYCNKVTGSTMKTLFQRSRRLTCLLMNGCSLHSEHVMQVEWEKSSIQELDVTATDLSTECLIDMLTRIPNLRFLSAGQINGFNDTVLKTWQEAGTARNLVALDVDASDNLSDEALHRFLSRHGGQLWGLVMSGMPHITDQLWQSVLQLLTNAKILIMGTQERLGVNIHVDQLMDGIANSCPNLERLELRWDPENLRFSDKSQKAIDILRVKCLKLKCLVLSDGRYYEIVKANFERADRTTVVRTSTNCRVSNYYLLSNYKELVFN; this is encoded by the exons actaTAGAAAAACTACCGGATAAGGTATTgctcaatatattttcatatttatctcATCGAGAAATATGTCGTATGGCAACAGTATGCAAGCGATGGCGTATGGTTGCATACGATACAAAATTGTGGACTCACGTCAGCCTGAGACCTGAAATATCAGGATTACATGTGG GTTCGCTGGAATCCCTATTAGCTTTGATATCTATAAGATTCGGTCCATCACTTCGGTATATTGAGCTACCTATAGAACTCATTACACACACAGTTCTACACGAGCTTGCAGCAAAATGCCCGAATTTGACGCACATGCTGCTCGATTTTAGTACAG CGATGCAACTTCACGACTTCTCCGAAATGCAAGCTTTTCCAACAAAATTACGTTATCTTTGTATCTGCTTGTCGGAAGTCATCTTTATGGAAGGCTTTATGAGGAAAATTTACAACTTTATTAATGGATTAGAAATCTTACATCTTATTG gtACATATGAGAAGGTAGAAGAAGAGGAGGAAGAAATATATGAAGTGATCAATGTACATAAACTGAAATCCGCCACGCCTAATCTGCGCGTGATTAATTTGTACGGTATCAACTTTGTGGATGACTCGCATATCGACGCTTTCAGTTCTAATTGTATTCAA CTGGAATGTCTCGCTGTAAATTACTGCAACAAAGTAACAGGCTCTACTATGAAGACACTATTCCAACGGTCTAGAAGACTCACATGCTTGCTCATGAACGGATGTA GTCTACATTCAGAGCACGTTATGCAGGTTGAATGGGAGAAATCTTCTATCCAGGAATTAGACGTGACAGCGACGGACTTGTCAACGGAGTGCCTCATCGATATGCTCACGAGGATCCCCAATTTGAGGTTTTTGAGCGCTGGTCAGATTAACGGCTTCAACGACACCGTATTAAAGACTTGGCAAGAAGCCGGTACCGCGAG GAACCTGGTGGCGCTGGACGTGGACGCGTCGGACAACCTGTCGGACGAGGCGCTGCACCGCTTCCTGTCGCGGCACGGCGGCCAGCTGTGGGGGCTCGTCATGAGCGGCATGCCGCACATCACCGACCAGCTGTGGCAGAGCGTGCTGCAGCTGCTCACCAACGCCAA AATACTCATAATGGGAACGCAAGAGCGACTCGGGGTTAACATTCACGTTGATCAG ttaatGGACGGTATCGCAAACAGCTGCCCTAACTTAGAACGTCTCGAGCTGAGATGGGATCCAGAGAACCTCAGATTCAGTGACAAGAGTCAAAAAGCGATTGACATTCTTCGTGTAAAGTGTCTGAAGCTAAAATGCCTTGTTCTGAG CGATGGTCGTTATTACGAAATCGTGAAGGCGAACTTCGAGCGCGCAGACCGGACCACTGTCGTCAGGACGTCGACCAATTGCAGAGTTTCAAACTATTACTTACTGTCCAATTATAAGGAACTTGTGTTTAATTAG